The proteins below are encoded in one region of Pleuronectes platessa chromosome 14, fPlePla1.1, whole genome shotgun sequence:
- the rapgef4a gene encoding rap guanine nucleotide exchange factor 4 isoform X2, with the protein MESGCSAIRMPDKENISNNSFVPVSKHQNKVPSEKILRAGKILRNVILSRAPHMIRDRKYHLKTYRQCCVGTELVDWQMQQSSCVHSRVQAVGMWQVLLEEGVLNHVDQELIFQDKYLFYRFLDDEQEDAPLPSEEEMQESHEELQDTLLLLSQIGPDAHMRMILRKHPSERTADDLEIIYEELLHIKALSHLTTTVKRELAGVLIFEPHAKSGTVLFNQGEEGTSWYIILKGSVNVVIYGKGVVCTLHEGDDFGKLALVNDSPRAASIVLREDNCHFLRVDKEDFNRILRDVEANTVRLKEHGQDVLVLEKSLSSSRSSVHGASSSHYKYRVMSGTPEKILEHLLEMMRLDSQFTESDSALDDFALMHCVFIPNSQLCPVLMAHYHAQALQGSEQEKLDYTLNNKRRVIRLVMQWAAVHGSQLPEEDLSVAFLQEFLVAVSEDVKVIPALRDQLTQLERTVKHNTEARVSQKKHKVLLRHFGMGNEKLQKRQPIKSHDEILFKVYCCDHTYITIRVPVATSVREVIGAVADKLGSAEDLLLVNLSSAGEKVIFKPNDVSVFSTLSVNGRLFACRRDQLDSLTPLPEQDGPSTGSQSGFELMSSKDVAYHLTSYDWELFHCVHELELLFHTFGRHNVKKTTVNLDLFLRRFNEIQFWVISEMCLCSQLSKRVQLLKKFIKIAAHCKEYRNLNAFFAVIMGLSNPAVSRLSQTWEKLPNKFKKFYCEFENLMDPSRNHRAYRLTVAKLEPPIIPFMPLLIKDMTFTHEGNRTFIDNLVNFEKMRMIANTIKIVRHCRSQPFSPDSPLASKTHPEVRTYVRQLNVIDNQRTLTQLSHELEPRRS; encoded by the exons GTTCCCTCAGAGAAGATCTTGCGGGCTGGGAAGATTCTCCGTAACGTCATCCTCTCCAGGGCGCCGCACATGATTAGAGACAGGAAGTACCACCTGAAAACATATAG GCAGTGCTGTGTGGGGACAGAGTTGGTCGACTGGCAAATGCAGCAGAGCTCGTGCGTCCACTCTCGTGTCCAGGCTGTGGGCATGTGGCAGGTGCTGCTGGAGGAAGGTGTTCTCAACCATG TGGACCAGGAGCTGATCTTCCAGGACAAGTACCTCTTCTACCGCTTCTTGGACGATGAACAGGAGGACGCCCCCCTGCCCAGCGAGGAGGAGATGCAGGAGAGccatgaggagctgcaggacaccctgctcctcctctcgcaGATCGGACCTGACGCCCACATGAGGATGATTCTGAGGAAACA TCCATCTGAAAGAACAGCAGATGATTTGGAGATCATTTACGAGGAGCTGCTCCATATCAAGGCCTTGTCTCATCTAACCACCACT GTGAAAAGAGAGCTGGCAGGAGTACTGATCTTCGAGCCTCATGCGAAATCAggaacagtgt TGTTCAATCAAGGGGAGGAGGGCACGTCATGGTACATTATTCTGAAGGGCTCAGTCAATGTCGTCATATATGGAAAA GGTGTCGTGTGTACGCTTCATGAGGGGGACGACTTTGGGAAGCTGGCTCTAGTCAACGACTCCCCCCGGGCTGCGTCCATTGTCCTGCGAGAGGACAACTGTCACTTCCTGAGAGTAGACAAGGAGGACTTCAACAGGATTTTGAGG GACGTGGAGGCCAACACGGTGCGTCTGAAGGAGCACGGTCAGGATGTTCTGGTGTTGGAGAAGAGTCTGAGCAGCAGTCGAAGCTCCGTCCATGGAGCCTCGTCCTCCCATTACAA ATACAGGGTGATGTCGGGGACACCGGAGAAGATTTTGGAGCACCTCCTTGAAATGATGCGATTGGATTCCCAGTTCACGGAGTCAG ATTCGGCCCTGGACGACTTTGCGCTCATGCACTGCGTCTTCATTCCAAACAGCCAACTGTGTCCCGTGTTGATGGCCCA CTACCATGCCCAGGCCCTGCAGGGCTctgagcaggagaagctggattACACACTGAACAACAAGCGCAGGGTGATTCGCCTGGTGATGCAGTGGGCGGCTGTACATGGAAGTCAGCTGCCGGAGGAGGACCTGTCAGTGGCCTTCCTACAG gAGTTCTTGGTCGCTGTGTCTGAGGATGTCAAAGTGATTCCAGCCCTCAGAGATCAGCTCACACAGCTGGAGAGAACAGTAAAGCACAA CACTGAAGCCAGAGTCTCACAGAAAAAG CACAAAGTCCTCCTGCGACACTTCGGCATGGGCAATGAGAAGCTTCAGAAGCGTCAGCCCATTAAGAGTCATGATGAAA TTTTATTCAAAGTCTACTGCTGCGATCATACCTACATCACAATCCGGGTCCCTGTCGCCACCTCGGTCAGGGAGGTCATCGGTGCTGTGGCCGACAAGCTGGGGTCAGCGGAGGACCTGCTCCTGGTCAACCTCAGTTCggcaggag aGAAAGTGATCTTCAAGCCCAACGATGTGTCAGTCTTCTCCACTCTCAGCGTAAATGGACGTCTGTTTGCCTGCAGACGGGACCAATTGGATTCTTTA aCTCCTTTACCTGAGCAGGACGGCCCATCGACAGGCTCACAGTCCGGCTTTGAGTTGATGAGCTCTAAGGATGTGGCTTATCATCTGACCTCTTATGACTGGGAGCTCTTCCACTGTGTGCATGAG CTCGAGCTCCTCTTCCACACCTTCGGGAGGCATAATGTGAAGAAAACCACTGTGAACCTGGATCTGTTCCTGAGGAGGTTTAATGAGATTCAATTCTGGGTGATCTCAgagatgtgtctgtgttctcAGCTCAGTAAGCGCGTTCAGCTTCTCAAGAAGTTCATCAAGATCGCTGCACA CTGTAAGGAGTACAGGAACCTGAACGCCTTCTTTGCCGTCATTATGGGCCTGAGTAACCCTGCAGTGAGCCGGCTCAGTCAGACCTGGGAG AAACTTCCCAACAAATTCAagaagttttattgtgaatTTGAAAACTTGATG GACCCGTCCAGGAACCACCGGGCATACCGACTGACAGTCGCCAAGCTGGAGCCTCCCATCATTCCCTTCATGCCACTGCTGATCAAAG ACATGACCTTTACTCACGAGGGCAACAGGACATTTATTGACAATCTGGTCAATTTTGAAAAAATG CGAATGATTGCTAACACGATCAAGATAGTGAGGCACTGTAGGAGCCAGCCATTCA GCCCAGATTCACCTTTGGCCAGCAAGACCCACCCCGAGGTTCGGACTTACGTTCGTCAGCTCAACGTGATCGACAACCAGCGGACGCTAACTCAGCTCTCTCATGAACTTGAGCCTCGCCGGTCTTGA
- the rapgef4a gene encoding rap guanine nucleotide exchange factor 4 isoform X1 yields MESGCSAIRMPDKENISNNSFVPVSKHQNKKSFIESAAKPNPKCISQVPSEKILRAGKILRNVILSRAPHMIRDRKYHLKTYRQCCVGTELVDWQMQQSSCVHSRVQAVGMWQVLLEEGVLNHVDQELIFQDKYLFYRFLDDEQEDAPLPSEEEMQESHEELQDTLLLLSQIGPDAHMRMILRKHPSERTADDLEIIYEELLHIKALSHLTTTVKRELAGVLIFEPHAKSGTVLFNQGEEGTSWYIILKGSVNVVIYGKGVVCTLHEGDDFGKLALVNDSPRAASIVLREDNCHFLRVDKEDFNRILRDVEANTVRLKEHGQDVLVLEKSLSSSRSSVHGASSSHYKYRVMSGTPEKILEHLLEMMRLDSQFTESDSALDDFALMHCVFIPNSQLCPVLMAHYHAQALQGSEQEKLDYTLNNKRRVIRLVMQWAAVHGSQLPEEDLSVAFLQEFLVAVSEDVKVIPALRDQLTQLERTVKHNTEARVSQKKHKVLLRHFGMGNEKLQKRQPIKSHDEILFKVYCCDHTYITIRVPVATSVREVIGAVADKLGSAEDLLLVNLSSAGEKVIFKPNDVSVFSTLSVNGRLFACRRDQLDSLTPLPEQDGPSTGSQSGFELMSSKDVAYHLTSYDWELFHCVHELELLFHTFGRHNVKKTTVNLDLFLRRFNEIQFWVISEMCLCSQLSKRVQLLKKFIKIAAHCKEYRNLNAFFAVIMGLSNPAVSRLSQTWEKLPNKFKKFYCEFENLMDPSRNHRAYRLTVAKLEPPIIPFMPLLIKDMTFTHEGNRTFIDNLVNFEKMRMIANTIKIVRHCRSQPFSPDSPLASKTHPEVRTYVRQLNVIDNQRTLTQLSHELEPRRS; encoded by the exons AACCCAATCCTAAATGCATTTCTCAG GTTCCCTCAGAGAAGATCTTGCGGGCTGGGAAGATTCTCCGTAACGTCATCCTCTCCAGGGCGCCGCACATGATTAGAGACAGGAAGTACCACCTGAAAACATATAG GCAGTGCTGTGTGGGGACAGAGTTGGTCGACTGGCAAATGCAGCAGAGCTCGTGCGTCCACTCTCGTGTCCAGGCTGTGGGCATGTGGCAGGTGCTGCTGGAGGAAGGTGTTCTCAACCATG TGGACCAGGAGCTGATCTTCCAGGACAAGTACCTCTTCTACCGCTTCTTGGACGATGAACAGGAGGACGCCCCCCTGCCCAGCGAGGAGGAGATGCAGGAGAGccatgaggagctgcaggacaccctgctcctcctctcgcaGATCGGACCTGACGCCCACATGAGGATGATTCTGAGGAAACA TCCATCTGAAAGAACAGCAGATGATTTGGAGATCATTTACGAGGAGCTGCTCCATATCAAGGCCTTGTCTCATCTAACCACCACT GTGAAAAGAGAGCTGGCAGGAGTACTGATCTTCGAGCCTCATGCGAAATCAggaacagtgt TGTTCAATCAAGGGGAGGAGGGCACGTCATGGTACATTATTCTGAAGGGCTCAGTCAATGTCGTCATATATGGAAAA GGTGTCGTGTGTACGCTTCATGAGGGGGACGACTTTGGGAAGCTGGCTCTAGTCAACGACTCCCCCCGGGCTGCGTCCATTGTCCTGCGAGAGGACAACTGTCACTTCCTGAGAGTAGACAAGGAGGACTTCAACAGGATTTTGAGG GACGTGGAGGCCAACACGGTGCGTCTGAAGGAGCACGGTCAGGATGTTCTGGTGTTGGAGAAGAGTCTGAGCAGCAGTCGAAGCTCCGTCCATGGAGCCTCGTCCTCCCATTACAA ATACAGGGTGATGTCGGGGACACCGGAGAAGATTTTGGAGCACCTCCTTGAAATGATGCGATTGGATTCCCAGTTCACGGAGTCAG ATTCGGCCCTGGACGACTTTGCGCTCATGCACTGCGTCTTCATTCCAAACAGCCAACTGTGTCCCGTGTTGATGGCCCA CTACCATGCCCAGGCCCTGCAGGGCTctgagcaggagaagctggattACACACTGAACAACAAGCGCAGGGTGATTCGCCTGGTGATGCAGTGGGCGGCTGTACATGGAAGTCAGCTGCCGGAGGAGGACCTGTCAGTGGCCTTCCTACAG gAGTTCTTGGTCGCTGTGTCTGAGGATGTCAAAGTGATTCCAGCCCTCAGAGATCAGCTCACACAGCTGGAGAGAACAGTAAAGCACAA CACTGAAGCCAGAGTCTCACAGAAAAAG CACAAAGTCCTCCTGCGACACTTCGGCATGGGCAATGAGAAGCTTCAGAAGCGTCAGCCCATTAAGAGTCATGATGAAA TTTTATTCAAAGTCTACTGCTGCGATCATACCTACATCACAATCCGGGTCCCTGTCGCCACCTCGGTCAGGGAGGTCATCGGTGCTGTGGCCGACAAGCTGGGGTCAGCGGAGGACCTGCTCCTGGTCAACCTCAGTTCggcaggag aGAAAGTGATCTTCAAGCCCAACGATGTGTCAGTCTTCTCCACTCTCAGCGTAAATGGACGTCTGTTTGCCTGCAGACGGGACCAATTGGATTCTTTA aCTCCTTTACCTGAGCAGGACGGCCCATCGACAGGCTCACAGTCCGGCTTTGAGTTGATGAGCTCTAAGGATGTGGCTTATCATCTGACCTCTTATGACTGGGAGCTCTTCCACTGTGTGCATGAG CTCGAGCTCCTCTTCCACACCTTCGGGAGGCATAATGTGAAGAAAACCACTGTGAACCTGGATCTGTTCCTGAGGAGGTTTAATGAGATTCAATTCTGGGTGATCTCAgagatgtgtctgtgttctcAGCTCAGTAAGCGCGTTCAGCTTCTCAAGAAGTTCATCAAGATCGCTGCACA CTGTAAGGAGTACAGGAACCTGAACGCCTTCTTTGCCGTCATTATGGGCCTGAGTAACCCTGCAGTGAGCCGGCTCAGTCAGACCTGGGAG AAACTTCCCAACAAATTCAagaagttttattgtgaatTTGAAAACTTGATG GACCCGTCCAGGAACCACCGGGCATACCGACTGACAGTCGCCAAGCTGGAGCCTCCCATCATTCCCTTCATGCCACTGCTGATCAAAG ACATGACCTTTACTCACGAGGGCAACAGGACATTTATTGACAATCTGGTCAATTTTGAAAAAATG CGAATGATTGCTAACACGATCAAGATAGTGAGGCACTGTAGGAGCCAGCCATTCA GCCCAGATTCACCTTTGGCCAGCAAGACCCACCCCGAGGTTCGGACTTACGTTCGTCAGCTCAACGTGATCGACAACCAGCGGACGCTAACTCAGCTCTCTCATGAACTTGAGCCTCGCCGGTCTTGA
- the rapgef4a gene encoding rap guanine nucleotide exchange factor 4 isoform X3, whose product MQQSSCVHSRVQAVGMWQVLLEEGVLNHVDQELIFQDKYLFYRFLDDEQEDAPLPSEEEMQESHEELQDTLLLLSQIGPDAHMRMILRKHPSERTADDLEIIYEELLHIKALSHLTTTVKRELAGVLIFEPHAKSGTVLFNQGEEGTSWYIILKGSVNVVIYGKGVVCTLHEGDDFGKLALVNDSPRAASIVLREDNCHFLRVDKEDFNRILRDVEANTVRLKEHGQDVLVLEKSLSSSRSSVHGASSSHYKYRVMSGTPEKILEHLLEMMRLDSQFTESDSALDDFALMHCVFIPNSQLCPVLMAHYHAQALQGSEQEKLDYTLNNKRRVIRLVMQWAAVHGSQLPEEDLSVAFLQEFLVAVSEDVKVIPALRDQLTQLERTVKHNTEARVSQKKHKVLLRHFGMGNEKLQKRQPIKSHDEILFKVYCCDHTYITIRVPVATSVREVIGAVADKLGSAEDLLLVNLSSAGEKVIFKPNDVSVFSTLSVNGRLFACRRDQLDSLTPLPEQDGPSTGSQSGFELMSSKDVAYHLTSYDWELFHCVHELELLFHTFGRHNVKKTTVNLDLFLRRFNEIQFWVISEMCLCSQLSKRVQLLKKFIKIAAHCKEYRNLNAFFAVIMGLSNPAVSRLSQTWEKLPNKFKKFYCEFENLMDPSRNHRAYRLTVAKLEPPIIPFMPLLIKDMTFTHEGNRTFIDNLVNFEKMRMIANTIKIVRHCRSQPFSPDSPLASKTHPEVRTYVRQLNVIDNQRTLTQLSHELEPRRS is encoded by the exons ATGCAGCAGAGCTCGTGCGTCCACTCTCGTGTCCAGGCTGTGGGCATGTGGCAGGTGCTGCTGGAGGAAGGTGTTCTCAACCATG TGGACCAGGAGCTGATCTTCCAGGACAAGTACCTCTTCTACCGCTTCTTGGACGATGAACAGGAGGACGCCCCCCTGCCCAGCGAGGAGGAGATGCAGGAGAGccatgaggagctgcaggacaccctgctcctcctctcgcaGATCGGACCTGACGCCCACATGAGGATGATTCTGAGGAAACA TCCATCTGAAAGAACAGCAGATGATTTGGAGATCATTTACGAGGAGCTGCTCCATATCAAGGCCTTGTCTCATCTAACCACCACT GTGAAAAGAGAGCTGGCAGGAGTACTGATCTTCGAGCCTCATGCGAAATCAggaacagtgt TGTTCAATCAAGGGGAGGAGGGCACGTCATGGTACATTATTCTGAAGGGCTCAGTCAATGTCGTCATATATGGAAAA GGTGTCGTGTGTACGCTTCATGAGGGGGACGACTTTGGGAAGCTGGCTCTAGTCAACGACTCCCCCCGGGCTGCGTCCATTGTCCTGCGAGAGGACAACTGTCACTTCCTGAGAGTAGACAAGGAGGACTTCAACAGGATTTTGAGG GACGTGGAGGCCAACACGGTGCGTCTGAAGGAGCACGGTCAGGATGTTCTGGTGTTGGAGAAGAGTCTGAGCAGCAGTCGAAGCTCCGTCCATGGAGCCTCGTCCTCCCATTACAA ATACAGGGTGATGTCGGGGACACCGGAGAAGATTTTGGAGCACCTCCTTGAAATGATGCGATTGGATTCCCAGTTCACGGAGTCAG ATTCGGCCCTGGACGACTTTGCGCTCATGCACTGCGTCTTCATTCCAAACAGCCAACTGTGTCCCGTGTTGATGGCCCA CTACCATGCCCAGGCCCTGCAGGGCTctgagcaggagaagctggattACACACTGAACAACAAGCGCAGGGTGATTCGCCTGGTGATGCAGTGGGCGGCTGTACATGGAAGTCAGCTGCCGGAGGAGGACCTGTCAGTGGCCTTCCTACAG gAGTTCTTGGTCGCTGTGTCTGAGGATGTCAAAGTGATTCCAGCCCTCAGAGATCAGCTCACACAGCTGGAGAGAACAGTAAAGCACAA CACTGAAGCCAGAGTCTCACAGAAAAAG CACAAAGTCCTCCTGCGACACTTCGGCATGGGCAATGAGAAGCTTCAGAAGCGTCAGCCCATTAAGAGTCATGATGAAA TTTTATTCAAAGTCTACTGCTGCGATCATACCTACATCACAATCCGGGTCCCTGTCGCCACCTCGGTCAGGGAGGTCATCGGTGCTGTGGCCGACAAGCTGGGGTCAGCGGAGGACCTGCTCCTGGTCAACCTCAGTTCggcaggag aGAAAGTGATCTTCAAGCCCAACGATGTGTCAGTCTTCTCCACTCTCAGCGTAAATGGACGTCTGTTTGCCTGCAGACGGGACCAATTGGATTCTTTA aCTCCTTTACCTGAGCAGGACGGCCCATCGACAGGCTCACAGTCCGGCTTTGAGTTGATGAGCTCTAAGGATGTGGCTTATCATCTGACCTCTTATGACTGGGAGCTCTTCCACTGTGTGCATGAG CTCGAGCTCCTCTTCCACACCTTCGGGAGGCATAATGTGAAGAAAACCACTGTGAACCTGGATCTGTTCCTGAGGAGGTTTAATGAGATTCAATTCTGGGTGATCTCAgagatgtgtctgtgttctcAGCTCAGTAAGCGCGTTCAGCTTCTCAAGAAGTTCATCAAGATCGCTGCACA CTGTAAGGAGTACAGGAACCTGAACGCCTTCTTTGCCGTCATTATGGGCCTGAGTAACCCTGCAGTGAGCCGGCTCAGTCAGACCTGGGAG AAACTTCCCAACAAATTCAagaagttttattgtgaatTTGAAAACTTGATG GACCCGTCCAGGAACCACCGGGCATACCGACTGACAGTCGCCAAGCTGGAGCCTCCCATCATTCCCTTCATGCCACTGCTGATCAAAG ACATGACCTTTACTCACGAGGGCAACAGGACATTTATTGACAATCTGGTCAATTTTGAAAAAATG CGAATGATTGCTAACACGATCAAGATAGTGAGGCACTGTAGGAGCCAGCCATTCA GCCCAGATTCACCTTTGGCCAGCAAGACCCACCCCGAGGTTCGGACTTACGTTCGTCAGCTCAACGTGATCGACAACCAGCGGACGCTAACTCAGCTCTCTCATGAACTTGAGCCTCGCCGGTCTTGA